Genomic DNA from Nyctibius grandis isolate bNycGra1 chromosome Z, bNycGra1.pri, whole genome shotgun sequence:
CATACAACGGGCCACGGTTGTACTGTAAGAGAAGGGAAGTTGtagaggaggaggcagctggagTTACGCAAAAGCATGTGGCACAATGGCAGTGCTAGAGGAGTGTGAGCAGAGTCACTGACTGGGGCTCCTGGGTGGCACAAAAACAGGAGGGGTGGTTGTACACGAACAGCTTCTAACCCTTTCTGcttagaaacattttaattcccACTAAGCATAACTGAACTAGAGACCCTCCTGTGGCTAAGAAGTGTAGTTGCACATCTAATGCTACCTTCAGAACTGCATTTTTCTATCTTTGCTAATTAAGATGCATGAAAATAGGAGTCAGAGATCAAAGCATGCACTCAGGATTTCGTGAACACATCTTGTGGCCATGCACAACAGGAAGAACTAGCCACAGGACCTCCAAGAGTCTAAATTGGGAGGAGCACAGCACACAGTGTTCTTGTATTTGATCAAAAGTCCTTCCTtgcaataaatacaaattaaaaccagaaagctCAAGTGTTCTCAAAGCCTCTCAGCTGACCACAGCCCATACATATTAGTTCCAAGACTTGAAGGAGCcacttcattaaaaatctgACTTAATTTCAACAGTATCTCAAGACATGCAGATGCCAGACCATATGTGTTTATCAATCTACTACTTAAAAGCCCTTCCCTGAAGCACTTTCAGTGAATGCTTTATCTCTCCTGCTTCTACAGGTGGGACCTGACTTTGAATTTTCAACAGCAATCGGAGTTTAACGGCATGACTATGCACATCAGAAAAAGAACCTTAGCAGTTCTCTAACTTGAAAAGCATTTGCTCTCTTAAAAATCAGATTGTGTAATATATCATTTGAAACTATTACATAGCTATTTCTACCATCCTTTTGATGCATAGCATGGGTTTATTTTATCTactttaggcaaaaaaaaaaaagaaattgtagcTGCTATTTGCCAGCTGCATATATTAGTTTGCTTGTAATTCCACAGACAGAAAGCCATCCTGCAGCTCTTGGCACATAAGTCCACGCTCATTACCAGGAACTAGTGGTAGGAAAGCTCAGCCACGGCCAAGGGGACATTCCTGGTTCTTCTCCAACTTCATGAAAGCATCCTGCATGCATTCTCCTGGCAAGTGAGCCCTTGGCAAGGAAAGGTGAGCCATCCACGTTTTTGTAGATGTGGCAGTTTGGGGTGAGTCAGTTGCAGTCCTTTCTCTGACTGCCACACATGGTTGTAAACACTTTGACAACCCAGCTTTGTGCTCAAGCCCACAGCATTACTAATCTACCAATTTAACACTTCCACAGTACCAGAGAGGACAATTGCATAAGCATGTTCAGCACTGAAATCACTGCAGGattaactaggaaaaaaaaaaatcaaagatcaTAAATTCATAACAAGACTGGTAAGGCaagttatgaaaaatattttcctttaagatCAGGTGTAAAAGTTGCCTTCAAATATGGAAGTCTGTATGATAGGAAGCACAAGTACTCAGCTGTGAGCTACTAACGCTATGGACCTACGCTGTGTTCAAATCTAAACTGCTATTTTATACTTCACGTCATTCACCACCTAGAGAACAACCTCGGGACATTTCTCTTCTCCTAGAAAGCAGACCGCTGTCCCAGAGGCTCTGCTAGAATCGAGATACCAACTTTAAGCAAAAACCCCAACAGTTCTGTATCAGCACTGGAAGCACAAACAGAGTATTTTCAACCATGGGTGACCTCAATACATACAAGCTTCACACAGCAAGAGCCAGAAATGCTTAGCTCACACTTAGGCTCCTAAAAAAAGCTGGCAGGTtagcagcagcaagcagctcCTAGTCAGGCGTTTAAGTAGGAAGCACTGGATCCTGAGCTTCTCGCATTCTGCCTTGATGACAGGTTTATTTATGCCTGATGGCAGATTTGCACTGACGTGAAGTGTTTCAAAGGTGTTTGAACAGTGAGAATCTTCAGATACACGAGAGCTACAGAAAATTCAAGAGCCCATTGATTTAAGGGGTGAAGCACTTAAAAAATCCAAagtttttatgtttaaaatagtgAATTAAAAACCAGACAGCATTCCAGCATGTCTTCTCCAAATAAAATCCTGCATTTGAGAGCTTTATAGAATTCTACTTATGTTCCAtgtagaattattttctttgcaaacaaaGCTCTACAGCATCGCCTTCACTTAAACTGATTCCCACCCCAGAAAAGTATTAGCCTGGTGAATACCTTCGTGCCAATTGTACAGcaacaaaaatttaatttctttccgTGTAAACAACTTCATATCCAGCATCCTTCAGAACACCACGGTCTCCCAAATACCCTTTTGTTTAGGTCTAGTAAGTCTGATCTAAGAGCAAACGTTATTAGGAGATATTTTGTACCAGAAACTTAAAATCATAAATAGCTGTCATGTATGGATTCCCTATagtgatttctgcttttcagcaaaCCCGCCTAACAAGGACTCATTAATATGCTCATCCTTCTGGGAAGAACACAGTTCTTATCTCATCATTTAATAGACAGCAGCCAGCTACACCGGGCATATGCAAATCATAATATAGAGAATTTACTTAAACTCCACCCCCCTACCGCACCATACATGATAAATCTGCACTTTGAGCCGactttaaatacagaataatgAACGAGTATTTCTCTTGTAAGTGAACCAACACTAGTTTGTATTCTTCCCTGAATAACACttttttgcagaagagaaaaaaaaagactgctacAGAAACACAGCAACATTCAAaccctttaaaacaaaaggtaGATTATTTAATGCATTAACGATGTTAATCTGAAGATAAATAAATCCACAACAGACTTAAGTTTCTTTtgagatttcctttttctttgcagagaatATTTCTGGTATTATACAGTACTGAGAGGgtgttcttttatttccttaatgTCCAGGTGAAAAGCAAAGCTCAGTTCTCTCTGCTCTCTTCGTGGAACTCCTCAATGCCCTATTCCAGGCGTGATTCTTTCATAAGCTTTTACTTGAAAGCGGAGTGGTGAGCAACATTAATTTCAGGAATAACTGGATGGTTTGGTCCCTGAGTCATCTTCTTGAGAGCCCATACTCTGGAAGGGAGAgagttatttcttttcaaaaacaggTCTGAAGGTTTACCTTTGAGACAGACAGTTCTTTGATGTTAATAGGTAGGAAAATAAAGTGCATATGAAATAACATGcacttcctttttgttttaaagcatgaTGTTTATGCACGTATTATTAATAGGTCATTATTAACACTGTAAATACTGACACTCAGTGCAAAACATACTCACTGCACTGACTCTCTTACAAGACACTAGATCAATTACCTTCTGCACAAACTGAGGGTTCACAGTGATCTCTTGATCCATGGCTTTCAGTCGTTCATCAAGCTCTATACATTTCagcatcttaaaaatatatattaagtTGATTACTTTGTCCAGCTTCAACGTGATCTTCAACATATTCCATGGCTGTGCTATGCAGAACCAGTAACTTTTACCATCACAAAGCTCTGTGTCAGAATGTTCTCATCCCTCATCTCTCAAACAAGACTGTCAGACCATTTTTGTTCCCTTATTTTGGTCCATGTCTTCCTAACAACCCTTTTTAAGGCCACTGACAGACAGCCCCATGTGGGTCAACCACTTCAACCTACAGGCAGGTTATGAACAGCCAGTGGAAGTGATTCTTGAAGTCTAAAACTCTAAAAAACAGTCTTTCTAATCCAGTCAATTCAAGGAACTGCACATCACCAACATTAAGCAGTCAGTCTACTGAAACATCTCAAGCTGTACAGAAGATCCAACAGGGAATGCACGGACAGCAGCTGACTATCAATCTAAAACCTTTAAATACTGGTACTGTGAAACAGTCAAAAAATGATTCATAGTCCTAAATATCTACATGTAAGTTACCCACACTGgcttctcccagcagctctctgATTACAGACTAAGGTTCTTTGGTCGGAATtccaaaagcagtattttaaagatttaCCTCCTGATCAATGTTATGAAGCATAGCTGGATTGTTATATTTTTCAGGATTATCATGGAAACAGACCATACCATCTTTCTGATTAATACTTGCAAAGATTTCACCATCTTCTATCTGAAATGAGAGAAACTTTAATGTAAGATTATCACTAAGAACAAAACTTCAGGAAACGACAACACACAGGCTGCTTGCGGAATCATGTTtaacttgtttgctttttatttcctaacaGTTTTCCAAAGACAAATGATGCATGCCTTATCTTAGGCAGAGAATatcttttaagatttttttgagAACAGTCTAAACACCACAGCAGACCGACAGTATTTCCTTCACCCTGAAGAAGAACCGTTCTTTAGCCATTCAGAACATGCACTGCCAATCCAAACACTAGTTAAGAGTCTTAAATTGCATCAGTTTTTAAATTAGGATAGTTTAGCCAAGTCACAAGCCTTACCATGTGGAGGAcgtatttttctgcttcttgggGCCCTGACAACTGCACTCGACTTGCCATGTCTTGTAATGACAATgttaaaaatgtctgaaatttAGAAAGTATTAAATGGTTACAAATATACACTAAGAACTTTTCCTATCACTCCTTCATGGCCTACACAATCTTGTTTTGAAGTCTGATGGGAAGAAACAAGTGGATCACATAGTTACTATTTATAAAAGCACCACCAGAGTGGAGTCAGTTCTTCCTCCAAAGACATTAATTTGTTACATTGTGCATGTAGGCAGACCAAACTAACGGAGTCATCACTCCCTTTCTGCAATTCCTTTTTACCCCGGACACAGTCCTGACCATGTCCAACCTCCTCCCTCACCTTCGTACATGAATAAGGTTGACTGTCCAGCCCTTGAATTTCCTTCAAGGGATGCATGTATTGCATTCCTGCTGAGGTTAGCTCTACTGCAACAAGCATCATTTGAGCTTGCCAAAAAAGAGCTTTCCCTCATCATTTTTAAGGATTAATCTGATCTCTCAGCTGAAGGAGCACATTACTACActgcttctggttttccttttacttcAGACGCTTTGAAAATCTGTCCTATTCACTCACTTTTCTCTAATGAAGTAGCCTGTAAAgttcagttttcctgtttttcaaatAGCGATGAAGGTCTTTGGGTAGCAGAGCTCACAACTTTTTtgattatatataaaaatctcaTGGTCAAACCCCTCTGATAGACAGACATATTGAACCACCTTTTAAATAACACGTAAGTAGCCAACTGAATTGGTTTTCTATATAGAGCATTTTAGTCTCATTTGTTTCAGAGACACAAATCTCAGTTTTAGCCATTTCTCCATGACATCACTACATTATGATTTTGCTCTGAATTGAATACATTTCAGAGATACTCTCTGAGAAAAACTAATTGCGATTTCTCAGCAAAACATAACCCCTACATCTTACCTTGGTTAGCCTCTGAATATTCTTTTTGTAGAGAGATGACAAGCATTGCTTAACCAGCCCCATATTGTTATCCCTTGTGAACGTTTCACTGTGTTTGTTCACCAGATTTCGAAGCTCCGAGGGTTTATTGGTTGAATAAACTTGCGCTAATTCATGGTAAGCATTGCTAAGGGGCTGCaagtagaaaaataagaacCCTTCTTAAAGAACATGGTGTTCAACCAGCCTCACAACATGTATACTCTACTTCAACACTAGAAGTCACGCAGGCATAAAAGTAAATTTAAGTAGCTCAAACATCTCTTATAAAAAATGTGATGCCCATACAGGGCTTTACAGCAATGACAGATCCTCATACACTAAATCTGTACAACTGCAATATAAGATTTAGTAAACATCATTCAAGGACCTCTGTATGACAGTTCTAGTTATGACAGCACAAGAAATAGTCCATTAGCTTGTCAGCATATGAAGTAAGCTGAATTCAACGTAGCATATTGACTAGTCACTGCCCATCCATTGTATTTGTGACACCCTCTAAGACACCGTCATCCTTGACCACAATGCATCACAACGTGGACAACAGAGAATCAGAGGGTGAAGACCAGGTCAcctaaattactttaaaatggcAATTGTTTGAGCTTGCTTATTAGTATCTGGAGTTAGAAGAAGATTCTTGGAACTCTCTAACAGTTTGGTCACAAATCAACAAACTCTGTGTTAAATAAGACCTAACTTTTAAAGTGTATTATTCACCTAGGATCAGAACTTTCTCACTAGTAGTTTTGTCTTCCACCCTACACCTCCTAAACCAAATGCTTTTATTCAGAAGCTTTTATTCTTTATAAAGCTAGAGTTTTGGAACAAACTATTTAGCATTTTGTACTTCAGCCAGATGAAGTTACAGGTTGAACGTTTTCACAAGTACGCTGCATATCGAAAGCCAAGTGAAATCTGAGTCTTGTTTGAGTTCTAACATAAAATGTTATCAAGGGATGTGCAGTTCCAGTGACGAGAATATTGTTAAGTACTGTTCAACCCTAAAGTGTTTCcaaatttaagtttaaaaacCTGTATCGCCAATATGAACAATACAGTTTGTTTGTAATAGATGTAGAAGCTGCCAGACAATCTTTAGCTATTGTACGCTAGAGAGGGAGCAAGAGGTTGTACTCTGGTACATTGTGCATTATTTCCCCATGATAAACAGCACCATCAAATgagggtaggaaaaaaaaaaatcatttacaaATTCAGATTTGTTGTTCTATTATTAACTGTATTCACAAAACTTACCTTAATGAATCTACCAACTATCTGGGAAGTGTATTTTGGTAGCTGCTGAACTTTGCCAAGTAGTATCAAAGAAACTAGAATATACTTTTTATATGATTCCAACATAATATGACTGACTGCCATGGCTGGAGTAGTTATTGCCtaagcaagaaagaaagaaatggaacagaaattTAGTATGCTTACTGGTAGATCCTGGTAgctactgcattaaaaaaacccctcagtttAAAGCTGCATGCAGAAAGGATACAACAACATATGAAATTCACCTTGGAGCATTAAAGCTTAACTAACTTCTGTCAAAATTAATTATCCAAAAATGTCCTAAAAAAGTAAATTCTATACAAGCTACTCAAAACACATCATGTTAAGTGATGCCTACCTTAAAATAACCCTGTTAAGATCAAAtcaaaacttctttccttcGTATGTATCTAAAGTTGTACTAGAAAGCACCTCTAGCTACTTGTTACCAGGAATGATTACACAGTTTCGGTAGATCCTGGATTTACACAGAACCTTAAAGAGGTTTTATAAAACTATTACATCATCAGATCTCATATTTAAGTATGCTGAAAGAGGTATGcagaatggggaaaaggaaTTTTAGTTTACTCTGATACTGCTAGCTACCCAAGAGCTCacctttctttacagaaaaatgcTGCACCAGTTTATTTTGCACATTTGACAGCATTTCCCCCCATACACACATGATGTTTTCCCAGTTTTGAGATCTTCTCTTCTTTCACAGAGAAAGTAAAAGCAGCAAATATTGTAATAGCCTTGAAGAAGTGTAACTCCCCTCAAAAAATTAGCAAAGGTCTTCACAAAACCActgaactattttttctttaagaatataCAGCCTGCAAACTGTTTCTATGCGAGCAGTAATAAGCaggcatttgaaaaatatttatagtgaGATAAATTTAACATCAGCCTTTGAGTTGCATAGTTTTATGGTGTAATAGTTACTTGGCTGTAAGAGACCTTCTTAAAGGAAAACACCTCTAAAGACAGTCTGCTTGTTACTTCACTTTACACACTAAAGAGTGTACCTGTCATGACAGAGCTAACAGTGAACACTAACCCAAATCAGTTTTTATATATTACTGTGATGAACACACACACTAAACCAAAACCTACGTGCATGATGGACAGCAGTACAGATCTGTTAGCAGAATGATATCCTTAAAgttaagaatgaaaataattcgAGGCTGCTTGTATATTAAGTTCACAGCTTTAAGGGCTGTCCTTGGTAGCAAAGATGGTATGTTCTCTACACATCCtacttttgccttttaattGATCACACTTTAGACttaccattttatttcaagttaCCTGTTCATAAAAGTAGAGTGCTCTTTCAAAGTTCTTTAGCCCAGTGTATATCATCCCACCATAGTAGTAGTAACATAAAAAGTGCTTCGCATCATATGCCCCATTCTCTTTACAAATATCCATCATGTCCACATCTAGATACGGGAGGGCAGGTTTAAAGCATTTTGCTAACAAACAGagctacaagaaaataaatcaagtttTCATAAATTAGCCATTTTCATTCAAATTTCCACGAGGAAGAAGTTGAAACTAAATTCATCTAGTACTATTTAATAAATCTCACTCCCCCAAGAGTGAAAAAACAGTGCACGTCAGTAGTGCTGTAACACAGATTATTCATTGTATCACGGTATTTGGAAAACTCTTAACACCAGTTGTGAACTGTTATAAATTATCTAAATCCTAAAGAAATCAAGACTCTGACAAAGCTGCTTGAAACTCCAGATCTTCCAGACTACCGTGCTGGCAGCGCTAAATATTGCGCTGAACATTCCCGTCCAACCCTAAATCCCAGGAGCCAAGAATGAGACAGAAGCGCAAATCCAGGCCAAAGACACCGAGACAAACATGCCTTTTGTCAAACTTCAGCAGAGAGTAGCTGGGTATTACACTTATACCGCCtaagagaagctgtgggtgacTTTCAGCCCAGAGAGAAGGGATGTCAAAGGACTTTCAGAAGTCATCAACAAAACCAAAGATCCGGGGACATGCACTGAACATTTAAAATTAGCAGAAggggattttatttcagtatatcGTATTATTTATTACTggaaaaaacaagttaaaagccatttttacaTTGCAATATATGAACTCGCATTTCCTCAAAGGGTTATAGGTATTTTATAAGCTTTTACACTCATAAAAAGCCCTTATGCTCCCCTTACCTGGCAGAGATCTGCGTGTATTGAGGTCAGCTGGTTTGTGTTCATCTGCATCTTGTCTATGGCTTGTCTGAGAATGCTAATTCCTCGCAGGGGCTGTCAGAAATTACATCTCTTTCAGATAATTTCTCATAGATGGCAGCACATTGGATCTTATGTTGAcacttacaaatgaaaaataacactaATTGACAGGTTCCATTAAGTAATAGTTAACTTGAGGTTCCCTTTTTGTAGGATACTGCAGtctctcagaaaataaaattaaccttTGCTATACAACTTCTCCTGATAAACAAAAGTCATCAAATCTGCTCCACAAAGCCAACCTCCTCAGGAATACAGCAATTTGTATCAATAAGAAAACCTTTATTGACTCCATGACACCATCTAAACTCCCACCAAATAACAAAGGCAAGGTTCTCGCTTTACTCCACTTAGACCAGACCTGATCTCTACTTCTATTTCAGGCTAGATGTCACTGATAATGGCCTGAAAAAGTCAGTATCTTAGCAACAAAAACATTGGTcaaatatttcttaaacaaGTCTCCTTTACATTTTAAGGCATCTCATTAAGAACATTATATAACACTGGTGAGAATAACACCGAAACGAGTATCACTGACTCACCAGAGCTAATAATTTTTGCAGCTCTCTCCTACTCAGGCACACATTGTCTCAAGAACATTCTTGGTACTACAGATTCCCTAGTTTGTGTGAGAGGGCACGTTTCTAAGTGACTCTCcctcaaaaatttattttccttacattttccttaaagaaatcttaaaatctTAGTTTAGGTTCATTACCTCTAAGTAAACTTAACAAGTAAAGAGCTGCACAAAAATACTTAATGTGACGTTAGTGGCAAATCTTTATGAAGCGAGTAACAGACTGGAAACGTCCCCTTTAGAGCTTATTTGTACTAGATCATACTTGCTCACCTGTTTTCTCTCCACAAGGGCATTTGTTAACTGGTGGCACAGGCCAGCAactaaatacagaaaaaaacccaaacaaaacaaacacagtgaaaaatcaGTAATATCAAACTATCAAAAAATATACAAACTCCAAAAGTAAGCTTAACTTACAAGTGTCCGTTGCGTATCTAATGTGTTCCCCATTACAAGTGCTGATAAAGAGCTGCACCTGTGAGAATAACGTTTCGAAGTCAGGGATGCTGGGCATAGAAAACTTCACAAACctaaaacaaggcaaaaaaaaaaaaagtttaacacTTAACATTTGGCAATTAATATAAAAGCTTCATCTTCATCACTAAGTCTTTGCAGATGCATGTAGATGCTTGCAAACAAATCCAAAGTGTTTATGACAGATGGCATACGAtttccccagcagctgcacaTATGAAAATATGCTTTCCATGAACACCTCCGCTCTCAGTCTAGTGCAAACTACAATTTAGAACAAACTACGGCAAACAAAGACAATCTTATCTGGTACAATAGTTACAATCATAACAGGAACACTGGCTAATGATGACGAATTGTAATACTGAGccacacaacttctctggacactTTTGCCCATCCTGCAGCCATCTCCTCCTTGAATGTGCTCAAGATTTCTCAACTATTAAATTATTAGACTTGTATTTCTCAATAGGAGCTACTTCTCTCTTCAATTCCAGTTTCTCTCCACCTCTGGTTGTTCCTCAGCACCTTATAGGCTGTAGCCTTGCACATTGCTTCTTCTGTAAGATGAACTATGATTATGCTCATCTGAGGGCAATGAAAACTCGAGCTACGCGTCCTACAAACGTCAcaaaagcatacagaaaaaaactgttgGAAGGTACCCAGCCGTGCCCGTCCTTCAGTTGCTCTACACTGTAATATGCAGTTCTAACCTACCCAGACCATGAACTGTCGTTCCCCTCAAGGCTTGTGACTGTCCAGGTTATATGCTGCCACCCCCACCCTGTCTCTTCACAGGAGTTTGCCATGCCACAGTTTCAGACAGGGGGACTTTCCTCTATGCTCCGCTGATACCACCTCTTCAAAGAATACATTTTACATATTATTTCTTATAAacagttattttccttcctccacctgTTTTAATGACTGTTTCATGTACCCCATGGTACGATTCTTCTGCCAACACAGTACCGATGCCCTGCTTTTCGTAAATTGCATACTGCATTTTTATGAGGTGCTGGTGAATTGTAACATTAAGTGCATTACCTCTATGTATTACagtctttttgtttcaaaagggTAGTAGAACAAGTACCAGAATTATGATCTTCCCTTCAAAAGAGAGCTTTAAAATAATAGTGGAACCTGTAGACGCTTCACTTGCAGTTAGGTACAGCTAGAAACAATAGTTTGAGCTTCAGGGCCAAATATCCCTGCCTTACCTCGGCATCACCAAGGCAATTCAAGTATTATCTTAAACTACAGAGAGCAGCAAGAGCCTCAACGGGGCTAAAGACAAACACCCAAGAACTACGATAAGAACCCAtgcttcactggaaaaaaacaagtgcaTCGCTTCGTGCTTACAGTTCAGTGCACTAATGCCCTGCCAGTCAAGTTTTAAAAGCTAGTTTTGTACCTTTTTCCTGAACACgtatggaaaaatatttataaagtcATAAATAAGAGAAATGGATACAGCCTTAAGGAAAACAATCCCCCAATGTTACCATTTGACAGTAGCGGCATTTACAAGCtcaatagttttttttttccttttgaaaatacaaatttgcctcagtatttttattaataaaatgtgCATCACCAAAGGAAATTAAGCACCACTCTAAGAAATGCAGACTGAAAACACTGAtgtccaaaagaaaaacatttggttGACAGTTCAGCAAGTTGCCTGAAGTTTTAATAATAagatatttaattaaaagaaagcaacacTTACAAGACAGCAAGAACACCTAACGAGTGCTCCTGCACATCCAGGGCACCAAGCACTGTATCCAGATGGGAAAGGTTTTTTGCTAGCAGTTCTCCGCTTTTATTGATCAGTTCACAAAGCTGGGTCATTTGCCCTGAAATACAAAACGTCGTTGTCAAACTCTAAGTAGAGAGCACTCAGGCATTCCCATACTTCATTACACCTTGCTGCCCTACATAACCTGAGGAAAAAGTAGTATCACCCCGAgaatttacttttctgtaatATGCTAAGCATTAGTTTTCAACAAATAAGGTACCCACCATATGTTTTTTGTCACAGCGAAGGTGACAGCTAAGCTTCTGGCCTTTGGGATTGGAAAGGAAGCCCTCAGAACACAAACACAACATGAAAAGCAGCATCAGCTCGCCTCATTAGAGAGGGGGGCTTCAGGGTCTCATATCAATGCCAAGCACATTTAAGCCAAGTCTCCAAAACTTTGGCCAGTGTACTATGATGAAAAATTTTGCCTCATGTGGATATGGTTTAATCTACACTTGTGTCTTCTAGTTGTtataaggggggaaaaatagtTTCGTTCCCTttctaaaaaaatcccaatacCAGAGCCTGTTCCTTGCTGCTTCTCAAATGCCTTATCCACTTTTCAGGTCTGCTCCTAAGCATTTCTTTGAAGTAGATATTAAAAGGACCACCAAGTATCAACAATAATaggatttaaaaatctgttcttaaatTGACTTCACATAATTAGAACTACAATGTTATTCTACTCATTGTGAGCTAAGAACACAGCATGAAAGGTTAACTATGAATTATGAAGGCAGGGTAAGCccaaaaaaaccttacaaagAAAGCAGAGCGATTATCATGAACTGCTTTCAAAGTCTTCCCCCAGCAATTAATTGAATTAAAACTACACCTTTCTGAATCATGAGTATTGTTTCTATGTTCAATCCTAGCAGGttagagagaaaaacacagaggtTCTCTCACCCTTACAAAAATGTTAGTGGCTTCACTCAGAGAGATTAACACTCTTCTTAACTCTCTGGCCCTTTCCTTTGAACAAGAAAACCCAGGAAGCCCTAGCAATGAAGCGTTAGCTTTGAAGTAACGGAGGGATCAAAAGTTCCAAGTGTGGAACCAGAGCCCAGGAACTCCAGAAACCCGTCCCCAAAACAGCGCTCTCCAAACGGAATTAAAACACCAGGCATAAGCATGGAAGGGAATAGGGTTTGTAAAACGCTCTGTGGTTTGATTCAAGCATTGCAAAACCTTAGTCCTGGTGTCCTCCCTAGTAGAGAAATCCACCCATTCTACAGCTACCATCTAGCATTCCcctaaaaaac
This window encodes:
- the COPS3 gene encoding COP9 signalosome complex subunit 3 isoform X1 is translated as MASALEQFVNSVRQLSAQGQMTQLCELINKSGELLAKNLSHLDTVLGALDVQEHSLGVLAVLFVKFSMPSIPDFETLFSQVQLFISTCNGEHIRYATDTFAGLCHQLTNALVERKQPLRGISILRQAIDKMQMNTNQLTSIHADLCQLCLLAKCFKPALPYLDVDMMDICKENGAYDAKHFLCYYYYGGMIYTGLKNFERALYFYEQAITTPAMAVSHIMLESYKKYILVSLILLGKVQQLPKYTSQIVGRFIKPLSNAYHELAQVYSTNKPSELRNLVNKHSETFTRDNNMGLVKQCLSSLYKKNIQRLTKTFLTLSLQDMASRVQLSGPQEAEKYVLHMIEDGEIFASINQKDGMVCFHDNPEKYNNPAMLHNIDQEMLKCIELDERLKAMDQEITVNPQFVQKSMGSQEDDSGTKPSSYS
- the COPS3 gene encoding COP9 signalosome complex subunit 3 isoform X3 gives rise to the protein MPSIPDFETLFSQVQLFISTCNGEHIRYATDTFAGLCHQLTNALVERKQPLRGISILRQAIDKMQMNTNQLTSIHADLCQLCLLAKCFKPALPYLDVDMMDICKENGAYDAKHFLCYYYYGGMIYTGLKNFERALYFYEQAITTPAMAVSHIMLESYKKYILVSLILLGKVQQLPKYTSQIVGRFIKPLSNAYHELAQVYSTNKPSELRNLVNKHSETFTRDNNMGLVKQCLSSLYKKNIQRLTKTFLTLSLQDMASRVQLSGPQEAEKYVLHMIEDGEIFASINQKDGMVCFHDNPEKYNNPAMLHNIDQEMLKCIELDERLKAMDQEITVNPQFVQKSMGSQEDDSGTKPSSYS
- the COPS3 gene encoding COP9 signalosome complex subunit 3 isoform X2; the encoded protein is MTQLCELINKSGELLAKNLSHLDTVLGALDVQEHSLGVLAVLFVKFSMPSIPDFETLFSQVQLFISTCNGEHIRYATDTFAGLCHQLTNALVERKQPLRGISILRQAIDKMQMNTNQLTSIHADLCQLCLLAKCFKPALPYLDVDMMDICKENGAYDAKHFLCYYYYGGMIYTGLKNFERALYFYEQAITTPAMAVSHIMLESYKKYILVSLILLGKVQQLPKYTSQIVGRFIKPLSNAYHELAQVYSTNKPSELRNLVNKHSETFTRDNNMGLVKQCLSSLYKKNIQRLTKTFLTLSLQDMASRVQLSGPQEAEKYVLHMIEDGEIFASINQKDGMVCFHDNPEKYNNPAMLHNIDQEMLKCIELDERLKAMDQEITVNPQFVQKSMGSQEDDSGTKPSSYS